ATTCggttgaacattccagacaaacgacacaatctccatggaaaatagAAGGTTTCGGACTCTCTGatctaatgcacattttaaataatcatcCAAAGTTGTAGGACAAAGGGGATGATACACAGCAGTCCAGGAAATAGCACATCTAATTTAATACATTCATAATAAGCCAAACCATGTTACCAAACTGTACTTTAACAGTGTACTCACAACAGTGCTTTGCATATATACACAAATGTTtcggttttgttttgtttttttatatatctgAGAATACTccttaaaaaaatcaacaaagatGTGGTGTTTTTGACATAAACTCCCAAGAAATGTAGGtaaaaaatgtgtctgtgtctatATTTGTCTATAATGAAGGTAGAAATGATAAAACAATTCTTATTTATATTtcctgacccacaggttgtctaCAAATTCAGGATCATCAATGCTAATTTTACAAAATAGCTAAGGATGGCCATAAATTTAAATGAATCCATTGCCACGTTCATTTTTAGGGAAACATTTGTCCACAATGTTCTTCTACTTTAGGTCTTCGTCTCTTCTTTTATCTTTTTCAGTTGCTTTATGGCTTCTTTTGTGTTAGGTTTagatttgaaaaatgttttaatttgctctatggcttgtttgtttttgtcacacTGAAAATAGCCAGTGTCATGGAAGAGAACGTCAACGCTGAACTTAACATCTGGATGCTTCTGTGTTGTTGTAGAAAGACTGATATCTGTTGTGTAATGCATCAGCACCAGAACAACGTCCTTCTCTTTTGCTTcatctaaaaaaacacaaaaatcataatATTAGAGAACCTGCCCTGTTTTTCTAAGGCACAAAGCATGATgatgtattttaaacataaactatCATTTCATAATAATTATGTTAATAATAATCTGTCCTGTAATTGGTGGCAAATAATTTAGTTGGACAAAAAGATTAAAATTCAAACTACATTAAAATATGTACAAATGTAGTGTCAAGAGTCTGGATTCTAGTGATATCAGCCGgtacattatatatttattttttggtagtATTGTCCCTTTGACTTCGCTGTGTTAATACTTAAGTTTATGTTGAGTTTTGCTggttaaatgtgaaaaaaggcGCAGGTACAATATTTACCTGGAATTTTTGCCAAGGCCATGTCCACGTCTGTCCAAACTCGAGAAAGGACAGGACAGAAGACCAGGACCCACTCATAGTCTTTAGGATCCTTCTTTGCATGTATCAACTTCAGAATTTTTTCATGAGCACCATTGGTTTTTGATCCAGTCACTGGTAAGACCTTCACTTTTACACTCTTACAATTCTTTCTGtctgaaagacaaaaatatgtttcaaaTGAGAATTCACCAAgagttaccttcatcagcctcactctagattggctctttggttgctgtgatacttatggtttgaatttttcattcattcatttttttgttcgGAAAAAGCTAATACAGAGTTTATCCAGATTTGCGAGCTCAACTCAGTGATATGCAATGATGGGTTTATTTGTGATGGAACGcgatgtgagaaagtcacatgactggcTATTGCCCTTATAGATGAAAATAATGGTAGAAAAATgtccattatttttatttattaggtCCAATAATATAGCTTAGGGTATAATATTATTCTACATTATAATACAATTAtattataatgataataaagctttagacattaaacatatttaaaaaataataccaCACAACAAAGGTGGAGATGTACCCTCTCGTAGTGTTTTCAGCTCGAGCTATGACTCCTCATTGTAGTTACAGTTGCATAACGGACGGCTCCTTGTTGTTTAATGCATACATATTTCATAATGTAGTTTAGACAAAGTctcagtttttgttgtttgtgtctaTAACATCAACATTCTTGAATTGGTGTTATAACGTTGAGTggaaggcaaaaaaaaaaaaaaaataaaaaaaatgtacatctCTTCAACTGTAtcatttttgttaaatattgaGTCCACAAAGTTGCAAAATCAGTCTTTTGATTATGAGTCCTTTAAAGTGAACAACTGTTACATGCCACCACTTTTTAATACTACAGTGTGAAAATTACAGATAAAAACCTTTGCATGTTCTAATATAAATAAGCAAAATATCTTCAATACCTCTATTTTATAGAAAGATATTAAAGTTGTAAGCTCACATAGGGTACGTTTTCTAGTTGACTCACCTTGCTTTGACTTCAAAAGTGGAAGCAGTCTTTTCAAGTCTTCAACTGTTAATGGCCTTTTCTCCTCAAAGATCTTGAAAAGTTCCCTACCACCTTCAGCAAAGAGAAGAGAATTTACAAAACAACCCCTGAAATGACTTAAAAATATATTGCGTAGTAGTTTATATAATATCTCAAACAAACATTCATATTTCTCAGGAGATGCAGATTTGAGTTCATCTAGGAGTTCCTCAATTTCAGTCTGCATTAGAAAATAATTGcatatttacaatttaaaattcaatgtgatgattttatttttccccagtgtaaacatgacACTCACCTTTGTATTTGCCTCGTCAAGACTATCAGGGTTTTCAGTGGACATCCTGcaatttcaaacaaaaacaccaaaaaagtatttcaaatcATTCACTTTTAAGTTACCAATTTAGtgagattttaattttgttttgatgtgaTAGTACAAGCCACCAAAATCCTGTTCTGTTACCCTCCTCACCTTGGTTACACAAAACAAAGTCTCAGAAAGTCTGCAGGGCATTGCTCTGTGCATCTTCTTTCCTGTCACAGGAAACACACTCTCATGCAACACACTGAACATTTGCAGGTATCTGTGACATTAAGGTTGTTTATGTTTAACTTATTCTTGACATCACTGAAATCATGCTCATTTTATATGGCAAATAAAAAGATCAGAATTTTTGTCATATCCGGACCTAAACATGACTGCTGCTAAAACCTACTTTTACTCTATGATCATTTCTCACAGTCTATAGTTTAACTGCTTGGTCTCTTGCCCCACAACACTTAAAACCACTGTAAACCTCTATAAAAAAGCCTAAaaatacttgataaaaaaaaaacatttcccacCACCACtgtcaacaacaacatcagaaaaatggctgctcttaaagggccagatgtaaaataaatctaactactttttaatatgttaatgaactgtttctgtatttattactattcaagttacaaatattgtgtaTGCATTTggcaagatgtaaaaatatggctgtgtaactgcctatctcctgataaaatgacattttaaaaccatcataTCTTGGCCCTCGAcatggccacataaaatgatgtggagggccacatttggcccccgggccttgagtttgacacatgtggcatAGACTATTGGACTTTAACAACATGGTCAACCTTAAAAGAGCTTGTCTAATTTATAAGGTCCTACACTCCCTTGCACCACCATCTTTAAAGaagtacattaaatataaagacaatctAGTAAGAACCACATGAGCCACCACCAGAGGTGACCTGTGACCCCCACAGATggaccacctttggtcagaatgtatCATCTCTCCAAGGTGGGAACCTGTGAAATAGTCTCCCGGTAATcctgagagaatgtcccacatttcttttaaagctcaaatgaaaaactggttatggtcaaaccaaacatgcatcATCTATAGtgacaatgtgattttaactcttccatagagacatatttgcatgtatgAGCAAAATGAAGGGGGTGGGTATAAAATATAATTGTcttgaatgggccaaactgactgaaataatgggaactgtgtaATGACTGGAatgtacaatttttattttgctcctTTGTGACTTCAGCCCTTGGAACAACAGATGATCCTTTGGTtataatccggtgtgtttatagtgtgtttactttcatgttgaatcatgtctgttcattaacatgcattgtcaatcaaataaataaataaaaccaatgcACACAATTGCATAAACTTCAGGAAAGGTTGTACAGCAAGTAAGACAGGTAATTCACTGAGTGCCCTTCAATATTCAACACATGAACTGAAAATGCATGTGTTACAGATAGATACAGATAATTAcatataataatacataataatttaGTCCATCCTTTGAAACCATTTTGTGCAGTCATATTTTGTCCTTCTAATTGCATTAACTTGTATTTGATACAGGATCATTTTTTGGACCACTACTCTCTACTTCTGGAGTAATTATATGTTGTTCTCTACTTCTACCTGGGTTTATTGCAGGATCTATTCtcgtaaaataaaaattagattTAAGTTCAATATCTTTTTTCACTATTATATTTGAAAACAGCAGCATTATTCAAACTTAAAGCACGGTTAAGTTGCCACTATAATGGTGCTGATCACAGCACCATTATAGTGattatataaaagtttgttCGCTGCATCTTGTTTCCTGCCACAGTGACACAGGAAACTCTATCACAGTCAAACAAGAATAAAACCTCCCCACACAAGTCTATAATCTTTACAGACGTTTGTGCCGTAACAGAAGGTATTTGCAGGTAAGAGGAATTCACTTAGTGAATATTGAAATCTCTAATATTTACAGCAAGCGTGGCTTAAATACatacaatttatatttataaacctttattttaattttgcttcaGAAATTTCACggaaatataaaacaatggGATCCAGTGAATGTAAGTAATGTCATTTTGAATtgtgaacatgaacatgaagtatgtttatatatatattgatggattcaaaatatatattcaagttatattatgttatctcactgttcattttaaaggtactgtaatgtaatgttcactctttatttagtcattactattagttatagtcagttcactactttatttagtcattatattcaattatgtaaactatgtaatctgcactaatgtttgttcttgagtcttgcagaaaatgtcttttgaaagtgcaggatcccacgggaagaaggtcactgtgaaaccgaaacatcatgggaggatgttttgtgaccttctggaaatgcaaaacagaatatatttctctgtgaatttcgtcatatgtttttacactgcttgccccccccctttagatgtgtatgtaactagggtttcctaactttaataaaagaggtgaaagacggtctgggccccagagagggtggtggtttgtaactggggttttttgcctctcctagtgaatctattttggatccttgtttttaatgctgtCAACCTAACTAGGAGTTGTTTGTCATCATGGGACAGTATTTCCAAATTATCTTGATCTGTACCTCTGTACTACTTATCATGGGGGCAGTAGGAATAATGAAAGTTTGTTCCTGCTTGGATGCTTCATTAGGCTGTTCATAAGTAAATGACCACAGGGTTAGCTCCCATGGTTTTACTAAATTCAATTTTTTCAGCTTTAGCTTTTGCCTCACTtctagtttgtgtagttttcatcTGGTGTAATAGCTCTGTTGCCTCTTGATACGGGTGATATGGAGGCGGGGGCGCTTGTTGCTCCTCTCCCGCTACTGCTCCCTCTATCTCGGCTTGAGCCTGCTGTACTGGTGTTTCTGGCTGAGCCGCTATTACAGATTACAGTGGTGaaatcatcttcctcctttgtATTAAGCATAATTTGTTGCTTACGTTTTGCCTCTGGTTGGCCTTTTCCTCTGGCTTGTGCCAATTCCAACCATCTTTCCAAatgatagtatagtatagtatagtatagtatagtatagtatagtatagtatagtatagtatagtatagtatagtaatgaTAGATAGTTTACACAtatcatattctttatttttgcatttttcttgtatttcattttgtattttatttagtattttatttagtattttattttggagctccattattttagaagattttaactcgccttcaaatttatattttgttacccacaaatctaactatgtacatttttcaggatattttgcGTGCACGGCTTTCTAGTCTTTTACTTTTGGTGtcaattttgtagttttatttcccatttttatttcctcaaatttagtccagcttttaactcctagggaggtctctatcgctggaatacaacaacaacaggttggtacgagtgattagtgtggtatctctcactttagcctcagcaggcggagagatcttgcctctgcatccacagaaatacaccgtatttccccaacctttttggtatgagattcgtcacctagtggttcagaatctccactcacacgtctctctctcacacacacccttgctttttattccacggttttgtaccagccagtaaaatatcactattttacccggtaacgggactccgCATCCGTCCCTCTTATcacggttttgtaccagccagtaaaatatcactattttacccggtaacgggactccgtatccgtccctagtactactactactattagtattagtaggtttTAGTACCTAATTGGAGCCTAGGATAATTAGGGTTTTTCTACGCGCATGACCCCCAGTCATACcgtttttttaaagcaagacttactcactcgtctcgtctctctccctcggtATCCCTTCAACCTTTAGACTCCAAAAGATATCGAAGAGACCAGTCCTGGAAAAGGTCTCAAATGCTGTGGCCACAGTCTCTCCTGGGTCTCCGACATCTGCTGGAGTCCTCCGGTATATTGGGatccggctcgaaggaccaagttaataggttcacaacctatattagagttcaaaagagaagagaagacaagagagattattttgtctcaatattgaggagaaagagcggagaggcaaaaaaccccagttacaaaccaccaccctctctggggcccagaccgtctttctGGCTGAGCCGCTATAGGAgagcaaattatatgaaaataaacagaactaaacaaaaagaagatGAAGCTGGTAATGAAAATTGTGCATACAGACAGCAATTAAAGAATACTTTGCACGCTAATTGTACCACAAGAATTCGTAATTGGATTGACaagcattatataaattttGCTACAGGGGCACTAGACCAATATGTAGATCATGCAATGCATGcagataaagtgataaaaaacCACAGGAAGGAAAAATACTAGTTGATTTACAAGCTGCATTAGGGTGCGGACGCACCTTACCAAAAGTTACTctactttttagtttagttttactttagtttgtttattattgtgtcttgcatacaaagaatgcCGAGCCCTTAAATTCCAcagcttataagacaccattaacaaaaatacaatagtccagacgtgtgatacaacaaacaaaaacaaaaagaaaacaaaacaaacaaaatctactaGTTAATGGGGTACAAATTTCTTTCTTGTGTGATACTGGTGCGTGTAAAACCACCATGAAAACTAATGTCCCACATATGATACACAGTGGGGAGAGCAGCAAATGGGGAAATAACACATGTTTCACTGACAAAACCTGTCATGATACAAGATCCAAagggaaagacaataaaactagCTGTATTGTATTTGACAGCCCGTTAAATTTGTTGGGTCGTTATGCATTGGTAGCTTTAGGATTAGTCCTAATCCCAGATAACATACGTAacatacaagtaaaaataatgcaAGAAGTTTAGACCAACAACTTATATGTTATTCACCCAAATGATGAGGAAGAACTGTTTCCCTGAAATGCATTAGAACttacacaagaggaagaggccATATTAAGTGACGTAACACAGTGTTTGTGGTCAAAAGGGCCATCTGATGTAGGTCTGATTAAAGGGGTAATACCAGTAACAATTAGACCCAAATCCGAATAATACAGACCTTGTGTGaaacagtataaattaaaacctgatgctatagaaaatggccataaagtgagtaaaaataagcttcaaaaatacagtgaaatattTAGGACATAGTTTAAGTGCTGGAGGCCGTACAACAATAGCAGGACGTAAAGAGGCTATAAGGCTATACTTAAAGCACCAAAAcctcaaacaaagaaacaaatgatgTCATTTCTAGGAGTAACTAATTACTGTAGACAATGGATATTAAGgcaatgttcaaatattaggcaatttaaaaaactgtataaatgtcatattgtCATATTCTGTCCAGATATACCAAAAGAAAATCCTAATTAATGGTAGCAGTGGTTAtatgtatacttttttgttgATAGAATGGTTCAGTGATGATGTACAGGAAAGATTATGGTGATTTTTGTGATAATAACATGAACAAGGAGAATAAGAATAACAAgaataatgaatatataataataataataataataataataataataataataataataataataataataataataataataataataataagaagaagaagaagaagaaaaagaaaaagtagttaatactaagaagtaaagtaaaaggaagctggatgaaatttttgttcaaagtttgaatcagaagaacggggtgggattaaataagtgtacacttcttcccacatcctttttgagaatgttcaaagtttttgtggaagataatttattttatggactgtaatgacatgtattacatgatttatgaacatactcaaataaaattcaaataaaattcaaattcaaatcacatAATTGTATTGAATTGGCAGAAGAGACTACTAAGTGTAGACCAAAAAGACATTAAAGGGACAAAATCATACAGGTTACGCAGtagtcacagacacagaaatattACAAGCAAAAGCGTTGCCCCATACTTATTCTGCTCAGGCTGCAGAATTAGTTGCATTAACTGAGGCATgtaaaattttttatttttttatttaacctttatttaaccaggaaggtcccattgagattaaaaacctctttttcaagaggacatataaaaacaatgtttaaattgcaTAGATCATGAAAAATTGCATAGATAGTAAACttatgaaagacaaaatatgtacaatatttacagacagCACTTATGCTTACTCAACAGTGCACACATTTGCTAAATACTGGAGGGAGGAATGGTTACTTCTATAGGAAAACCTGTAGTACATGCTGAGTTattaaaagctgaaaaaactgctaaaaagcagcagaaaatCTAGTGCATGTGGCTAGTCTAAAAATAGACCAGAAACTTGACATAGGACTGCTAAAAGACATCGGATGTGGTTAAAAAAGGGAGCTAAATTAAATGATGACCAGAAGGAAAAcctattttaccaaaaaatcttttaaaatatgcagCAATTTTGACACATGGTGTCTCACATGTATCAACAGTGGGGATGGTAAAGCATATAGGTCAAATATATACAACGTATGGATttaataattatgcaaaaaagtttTGTAGAGCATGTCTCATATGTGCTAAACATAATCCACAAggaaatttaagaccaaaaagaggaAGTTTTCCAAAACCAAAATATCCATTTCAAGAAACAACTTATATACAACTAAATAAACGTGAAGGAAAACAGTATTGTTTGGTAATAATAGATGCCTTTTCTAAATGGATAGAGTTATTTCCAACCAAAACCGCAGATGCGCTAACAGTAGCAAAAGCATTGTGCAAAGATATCATAACTAGATATGGAATACCAGAAATAATATGATCAGAT
This Periophthalmus magnuspinnatus isolate fPerMag1 chromosome 13, fPerMag1.2.pri, whole genome shotgun sequence DNA region includes the following protein-coding sequences:
- the LOC117379757 gene encoding uncharacterized protein LOC117379757, with product MSTENPDSLDEANTKTEIEELLDELKSASPEKYECGRELFKIFEEKRPLTVEDLKRLLPLLKSKQDRKNCKSVKVKVLPVTGSKTNGAHEKILKLIHAKKDPKDYEWVLVFCPVLSRVWTDVDMALAKIPDEAKEKDVVLVLMHYTTDISLSTTTQKHPDVKFSVDVLFHDTGYFQCDKNKQAIEQIKTFFKSKPNTKEAIKQLKKIKEETKT